From a region of the Triticum aestivum cultivar Chinese Spring chromosome 7D, IWGSC CS RefSeq v2.1, whole genome shotgun sequence genome:
- the LOC123164581 gene encoding uncharacterized membrane protein At1g75140, giving the protein MAHRAPAALLLLLLLVAAAASGEDGAGSSSEVVVEEETGEAGMLERQAAQLARLEAVAESLARSVRALEAALARSAGPGPPPPARLHQQPEEEEVAVSDAVAEEAPGGGGGRRAPQGVAVTKRRPLWSERFLFAAAVRLGDGAHAAAQAALPYEDADGLTKYFAVGDSLGRVFVFSAAGDALLELGLPPGESSSNPSSPVTALLAYLSPRRADCLLFAGHADGSIAAHRLTESSPHGDDWLTLAAASSRLLVRGLDGAPVLHLEAHHAGRSRYVLSCDAGRRIRVFTENGTLYGTAIASSTPLAFVKQRLLFLTEAGAASLDLRSMTVRETPCEDLAEALNGSRPRSYSFDPSERFKAYGFTDAGDLVHVLLMGDVANLKCRVRAVKKAEVDSPVVIQTIKGYLLVASQDKIMVYNTSSQYYGRVGAPRPLFTTAIRDIKAVFAGSSAVMSAAPAGKPLIAADREKLVILGLGDGYVAIYRSNFPVYKPESNAVVWSGPALLFLLFLIGIWQVYVKKKDSLGWTPEETFNTSVTAPTGSILNHPASERAFADSTTRAADRSYVDGTTRASDRSYVDATARSTDRGYAETTRAVDLRGGALRSAPRRYVSPTRYAGAAGIPYRPVSAEPGLRGATPELKYRGPGMEPPGFPKKREPLFSNNQAVVDDHVE; this is encoded by the coding sequence ATGGCCCACCGCGCCCccgccgcgctcctcctcctcctcctgctcgtcgccgccgccgcgtcgggggAGGACGGGGCGGGGTCCTCGTCGGAGGTGGTGGTTGAGGAGGAGACGGGGGAGGCGGGGATGCTGGAGCGGCAGGCGGCGCAGCTCGCGCGGCTGGAGGCGGTCGCGGAGTCGCTCGCCAGGTCCGTGCGCGCGCTGGAGGCCGCGCTCGCCAGATCCGCCGGGCCGGGGCCGCCCCCGCCGGCGCGGCTGCATcagcagccggaggaggaggaggtggcggtctCCGACGCCGTGGCGGAGGAGGCGCCGGGCGGGGGCGGGGGGCGGCGGGCCCCGCAGGGCGTGGCGGTGACCAAGCGCCGGCCTTTGTGGTCCGAGCGGTTCCTCTTCGCCGCGGCGGTGCGGCTCGGGGACGGCGCCCACGCGGCCGCCCAGGCCGCGCTGCCCTACGAGGACGCCGACGGGCTCACCAAGTACTTCGCCGTGGGCGACTCCCTCGGCCGCGtcttcgtcttctccgccgccggcgACGCGCTGCTCGAGCTCGGCCTGCCCCCCGGCGAGTCCTCCTCGAACCCCTCCTCCCCGGTGACCGCCCTGCTCGCGTACCTCTCCCCGCGCCGCGCCGACTGCCTGCTCTTCGCGGGCCACGCGGACGGCTCCATCGCGGCGCACCGGCTCACCGAGTCCTCCCCGCACGGCGACGACTGGCTCACCCTCGCCGCGGCCTCCTCCCGGCTCCTCGTGCGCGGCCTCGACGGCGCCCCGGTGCTCCACCTCGAGGCGCACCACGCCGGGCGGTCCCGCTACGTGCTCTCCTGCGACGCCGGCCGCCGCATCCGCGTCTTCACCGAGAACGGCACGCTCTACGGCACTGCCATCGCCTCCTCCACGCCGCTCGCCTTCGTCAAGCAGCGCCTCCTCTTCCTCACCGAGGCCGGCGCCGCCTCGCTCGACCTCCGCTCCATGACCGTCCGGGAGACGCCCTGCGAGGACCTCGCCGAGGCGCTCAACGGCTCCCGCCCCAGGTCCTACTCCTTCGACCCGTCCGAGCGCTTCAAGGCCTACGGCTTCACCGACGCCGGCGACCTCGTGCACGTCCTGCTGATGGGCGACGTCGCCAACCTCAAGTGCCGGGTCCGGGCCGTCAAGAAGGCCGAGGTCGACAGCCCTGTCGTGATACAGACCATCAAAGGTTACCTCTTGGTGGCCAGCCAGGACAAGATCATGGTGTACAACACCTCGTCTCAGTACTATGGGAGGGTCGGCGCGCCCCGGCCGCTGTTCACCACAGCCATTAGGGACATCAAGGCTGTGTTTGCGGGTTCTAGCGCCGTCATGTCTGCCGCACCAGCTGGGAAGCCTCTTATTGCCGCGGACCGTGAGAAGCTCGTCATCTTGGGGCTCGGGGACGGTTACGTCGCCATCTATCGGTCCAACTTCCCGGTGTACAAGCCGGAGAGCAATGCTGTTGTGTGGAGTGGCCCGGCGCTGCTCTTCCTCCTGTTCTTGATTGGCATCTGGCAAGTCTATGTGAAGAAGAAGGATTCGTTGGGATGGACACCGGAGGAGAcgtttaacacctcggtcacagCTCCTACAGGGAGCATCTTGAATCATCCAGCCAGTGAGCGAGCATTCGCAGATAGCACGACAAGAGCTGCTGATCGAAGCTATGTGGATGGCACGACCAGAGCCAGCGACAGAAGCTATGTGGACGCCACTGCGAGATCTACTGACCGAGGCTATGCTGAGACTACCAGGGCGGTGGACCTACGCGGCGGGGCGTTGAGAAGTGCTCCGAGAAGGTATGTCTCCCCTACTAGGTATGCAGGGGCAGCCGGTATTCCGTATCGACCTGTTTCGGCCGAGCCTGGGCTTAGAGGAGCCACTCCAGAGCTGAAGTACCGAGGCCCAGGTATGGAGCCCCCTGGTTTCCCCAAGAAAAGGGAGCCATTGTTCTCGAACAACCAAGCCGTAGTAGATGATCACGTCGAATGA